The following are from one region of the Methyloversatilis discipulorum genome:
- a CDS encoding PEP-CTERM sorting domain-containing protein, whose product MAERACRFHRRSARAALALALFAGVPNAVSALQIEFDYRYDTRGFFTDLATGEPLAERRALLDLAASFYGGFTDTLTAIAPGADDNWSVSFVHPSLGGPGVTLVNETIAADMLRIYVGGSPSAPGVLGFAGTGSNLQASGDAAFVDAVMTRGQAGVAQGTDYATWGGYIWFNASNDWYFGADAGGLTAGRPDFLTTATHEIGHILGFGEADSWYANVDPDSGLFVGANAVVAYGGGVPLDRYGSHWAEGTYSLRDGLLQEAMMDPSTPAGERQLPTALDYAGFADIGWQVSAVPEPAGWALLLSGVGIVAVVRRRRPA is encoded by the coding sequence ATGGCTGAGCGTGCATGCAGATTTCACCGGCGGAGCGCCCGCGCGGCGCTCGCCCTGGCGCTGTTTGCCGGCGTTCCGAATGCGGTGTCGGCGCTGCAGATCGAGTTTGACTACCGCTACGACACGCGCGGCTTCTTCACCGATCTGGCGACTGGCGAGCCGCTGGCCGAACGTCGCGCGCTGCTCGATCTTGCCGCGTCGTTCTACGGTGGTTTCACCGACACGCTGACCGCCATCGCGCCCGGAGCGGACGACAACTGGTCGGTGTCCTTCGTGCATCCCAGCCTCGGCGGCCCGGGCGTGACGCTGGTGAACGAAACGATCGCCGCCGACATGCTGCGCATCTACGTCGGCGGCTCGCCGAGTGCGCCGGGCGTGCTTGGTTTCGCCGGCACCGGATCAAACCTGCAGGCCAGCGGCGACGCGGCTTTCGTCGACGCAGTGATGACGCGTGGGCAGGCCGGCGTGGCGCAGGGGACCGACTACGCCACCTGGGGCGGCTATATCTGGTTCAACGCCAGCAACGACTGGTACTTTGGCGCGGACGCCGGCGGTCTGACTGCCGGTCGACCCGATTTCCTGACCACTGCGACGCACGAGATCGGACACATCCTCGGCTTTGGCGAGGCTGACTCCTGGTACGCCAATGTCGATCCGGACAGCGGACTGTTCGTCGGTGCGAACGCGGTCGTGGCCTACGGCGGTGGCGTGCCGCTGGACCGCTACGGCAGCCACTGGGCCGAAGGTACGTACAGCCTGCGTGACGGCCTGCTGCAGGAAGCGATGATGGATCCGAGCACGCCTGCCGGTGAGCGCCAGCTGCCGACTGCGCTCGACTATGCCGGATTCGCCGACATCGGCTGGCAGGTATCGGCGGTGCCGGAGCCGGCTGGCTGGGCGCTGCTGCTGAGCGGTGTCGGCATCGTCGCGGTCGTGCGGCGACGTCGGCCTGCCTGA